CACCTTGGGATGCTGATGGCCGATATTGGTGTTGACCAGCTGCGAGGAGAAGTCCAGCAGCTTCCGGCCCTCGCCGTCCCACACGTGGGAGCCCTCTGCGCGGATCACCGTCATGGGCTTGATCTGCTTCTGCGCGGACCAGGAATGGAAGACGTGCTCGCGGTCCAGCTCATAGGCGCGTCGGCCCGCGGCGAGTTCCGCTTCGGTGACTGCGGATTCGGTGGTGGTGTTCATGTTCGGTATTCCTCCTGGGTCTTAGGCGTTCTGCGGGAAGCCGAGGTTCAATCCGCCGTGGCTGGGGTCCAGCCAGCGGGTGGTGACCACCTTCCCGCGGGTGAAGAAGTGCACTCCCTCGGTGCCGTGTGCGTGCGAGTCGCCGAAGAGCGAGTTCTTCCAGCCGCCGAAGGAGTAATAGGCCATGGGCACGGGGATGGGCACGTTGATGCCCACCATTCCCACCTCCACCTCGTTCTCGAAGCGCCGGGCGGCGCCGCCGTCGTTGGTGAAGATGGCGGTGCCGTTGCCGTAGGGGTTTGCATTGATCAGTGCCAGCGCCTCGTCGTAGCTTTCGACCCGAATGACGGAGAGGACCGGGCCGAAGATTTCATCGGTGTAGATGGACATGTCCGGGGTGACCCGGTCGAACAGGGTCGGGCCGAGGAAGAACCCCTCGCCCTCGGCGTCGGGCGCCACGTCCCGACCGTCCACCACCACGCCGGCGCCGGCGGCAGCGCCGGCTTCGATGTAGCCGGCCACCCTGTCGCGGTGGGCAGCGGTCACCAGCGGCCCCATATCGGCGCCGCGCAGCCCGTCACCGACGCGCAGCGTACGGGTGCGCTCGGCGATCTTGGCCACCAGCTCATCGGCAATCGGTTCGACGGCAACCAGCGCGGAGATTGCCATGCAGCGCTCGCCGGCGGACCCGAAGCCCGCGTTGACGGCGGCGTCGGCGGCCAGGTCCAGGTCGGCGTCGGGCAGGACAATCATGTGGTTCTTGGCGCCGCCCAGGGCCTGGACGCGCTTTCCGGCGGCCGTGGCCTCACGGTAGACGTACTGGGCAATGGGCGTAGAGCCGACGAAGGAGACGGACTTGATGTCCGGGTGGTGCAGCAGGGTGTCCACCGCTTCCTTGTCACCGTGGACCACGTTGAAGACGCCGTCCGGCAGGCCCGCTTCCTTCCACAGTTCCGCCATCCAGTTCGCCGCGGTCGGATCCTTTTCGCTGGGCTTGACGACGACGGTGTTGCCGGCCGCGATGGCGACCGGGAAGAACCACATGGGCACCATGGCCGGAAAATTGAAAGGGCTGATGATGGCGGCCGGACCCACCGGCTGGCGCAGGGAATGCACGTCCACGTTGGTGGAGGCGTTTTCGGTGTAGCCGCCCTTGAGCAGGTGCGGGATGCCGCAGGCGAATTCCACGACTTCCTGGCCGCGGCTGATCTCGCCGAGGGCGTCGTCGAGCACCTTGCCGTGCTCAGCGGTGATGATCGCTGCCAGCTCCGGCTTGCGGGCGTTCAGGAGCTCGCGGAAGGTGAAGAGGATCTGCACGCGGCGGGCCAGCGACGTGTCGCGCCAAAGCGGGAAAGCCGCCGTTGCCGCGGCGACGGCGTCGTTGACCGTCTCCGCGGAGGCCAGGGCCACCTGGGACGTGACCTTGCCCGTGGCCGGATTGGTGACGTCGGCCAGCCGGCTGTCGGCCGGTTTAGTGAAAGTGCCGTTGATCCAGTGCTGAGTGGTCTGCATGCCTGCTCCTGTGGGTGGAACGCGAAACGGAAGTGGCACCATCCTGCCGTGGGAGGCCCCGCGAAACCATTGCCAACATGTCAGGAAATCTGGCGCAATCTTTACGGTTTGTAAGGACGCGCGCCCGGAACCGGCCTAGACTCGCGGCATGATGCTGACGGTGGCCGCAGTGCTGGAACTGGACGTGATGCGCGCGGGGGCGC
This genomic interval from Arthrobacter sunyaminii contains the following:
- a CDS encoding CoA-acylating methylmalonate-semialdehyde dehydrogenase, with the translated sequence MQTTQHWINGTFTKPADSRLADVTNPATGKVTSQVALASAETVNDAVAAATAAFPLWRDTSLARRVQILFTFRELLNARKPELAAIITAEHGKVLDDALGEISRGQEVVEFACGIPHLLKGGYTENASTNVDVHSLRQPVGPAAIISPFNFPAMVPMWFFPVAIAAGNTVVVKPSEKDPTAANWMAELWKEAGLPDGVFNVVHGDKEAVDTLLHHPDIKSVSFVGSTPIAQYVYREATAAGKRVQALGGAKNHMIVLPDADLDLAADAAVNAGFGSAGERCMAISALVAVEPIADELVAKIAERTRTLRVGDGLRGADMGPLVTAAHRDRVAGYIEAGAAAGAGVVVDGRDVAPDAEGEGFFLGPTLFDRVTPDMSIYTDEIFGPVLSVIRVESYDEALALINANPYGNGTAIFTNDGGAARRFENEVEVGMVGINVPIPVPMAYYSFGGWKNSLFGDSHAHGTEGVHFFTRGKVVTTRWLDPSHGGLNLGFPQNA